A genomic window from Lotus japonicus ecotype B-129 chromosome 1, LjGifu_v1.2 includes:
- the LOC130728020 gene encoding uncharacterized protein LOC130728020 isoform X2 — MMLFPVVVKCSHNAVVWLSSVVCASIMTSNRPNKRRVQICRTCCLTCIQDGLWIRQSLLRKSVLLSSASVTIGMRPACRNKHIMIDLGTGNNNKINWAMKDKQEFIDIIETVYRGARKGRGLVIAPKDYSTKYRY; from the exons ATGATGCTATTTCCGGTCGTAGTTAAATGTAGCCACAATGCGGTTGTGTGGCTGAGTAGTGTTGTTTGCGCTAGTATTATGACTTCGAACAG ACCTAATAAGAGAAGGGTGCAGATATGTCGTACCTGTTGCCTCACTTGCATTCAGGATGGGCTGTGGATCAGGCAATCCTTGCTGAGGAAGAGCGTCTTGTTGTCATCCGCTTCGGTCACGATTGGGATGAGACCTGCATGCAG AAACAAGCACATCATGATAGATCTTGGCACTGGTAACAACAACAAGATCAATTGGGCTATGAAGGACAAGCAGGAGTTCATTGACATCATTGAGACCGTCTACAGAGGGGCAAGGAAGGGACGTGGTCTCGTCATTGCCCCCAAAGATTACTCCACCAAGTACCGTTACTAA
- the LOC130728019 gene encoding F-box/FBD/LRR-repeat protein At4g00160-like has translation MVDRISALPDEMLHHILSFLPTENAVATGVLSKRWTHLWRSVPVLDLSTIRMVPRDVDDNSFFFSDRVYSVLLLRDAASPIKSFTLELDNDVATRLDIANVSKWVNFVTQCRFGVEQLLLCVITVMGKPELPISVFRCSRTLVVLKLLGFILKGDFPITLPSLKILHFDDVLFASASLLKEFLVGCPILEDFHVRSVSVDGDFPFYFEELKNVGLTKLTRANIVDSQSDFPFKPFYNVKSLRVEIDLVDHDFPFFDNLTHLDLLMEPDQSYLLAKILKHCPKLQSLVLERPEESRDLENCDLGNWVDPDFVPECLALNLKSCTFRDFKGLKVEFQLASYVLKNARVLETMTICNQQSISQRQIKKLYSAALRSPSRCQITALIM, from the exons ATGGTTGATAGGATCAGCGCTTTGCcagacgaaatgctccaccacaTTCTGTCATTTCTCCCAACGGAAAACGCCGTCGCCACCGGAGTTCTTTCAAAGAGATGGACCCATCTCTGGCGCTCAGTTCCCGTTCTCGACTTGTCAACCATCAGAATGGTTCCAAGAGACGTTGATGACAACAGTTTCTTCTTCAGCGATCGTGTCTACTCTGTTCTTCTCCTTCGCGACGCCGCTTCACCCATCAAATCGTTCACCCTTGAGCTTGATAATGATGTTGCCACTCGTCTAGACATTGCCAATGTTAGCAAATGGGTCAACTTTGTCACACAATGCAGATTTGGAGTTGAGCAACTTCTTCTCTGTGTCATCACTGTAATGGGAAAACCTGAATTGCCCATTAGCGTTTTCCGATGCAGCAGAACGTTGGTGGTTCTCAAATTGCTTGGATTCATTTTGAAAGGTGATTTTCCCATTACACTTCCATCGCTCAAAATCTTGCATTTTGATGATGTTTTATTCGCAAGTGCTTCACTCCTCAAGGAGTTTCTAGTTGGATGTCCAATTCTTGAGGATTTTCACGTGCGTTCTGTAAGTGTCGACGGTGATTTCCCTTTTTACTTTGAAGAGCTTAAAAATGTAGGCTTGACCAAGTTGACCAGAGCAAATATTGTTGACTCTCAGAGTGATTTTCCGTTCAAACCATTTTATAATGTGAAGTCTCTGCGCGTAGAAATAGATCTG GTGGATCATGACTTTCCTTTCTTTGATAATTTGACCCACTTGGATCTTCTCATGGAACCGGATCAATCATACTTGCTAGCAAAAATTCTCAAGCACTGCCCTAAGCTTCAAAGTCTTGTCCTTGAG AGACCGGAGGAGAGCCGTGACCTAGAAAATTGTGACCTAGGAAATTGGGTGGACCCAGACTTTGTTCCCGAATGCCTTGCATTAAATCTTAAATCTTGTACTTTCCGAGATTTTAAAGGCTTAAAAGTTGAGTTTCAGTTAGCAAGTTATGTTTTGAAGAATGCAAGAGTTTTAGAAACCATGACAATCTGTAACCAACAGAGTATCAGCCAAagacaaataaaaaagttatacTCAGCCGCCCTGAGGAGCCCTTCAAGATGTCAAATTACAGCTTTGATCATGTAG
- the LOC130728020 gene encoding thioredoxin-like protein YLS8 isoform X1: MSYLLPHLHSGWAVDQAILAEEERLVVIRFGHDWDETCMQMDEVLASVAETIKNFAVIYLVDITEVPDFNTMYELYDPSTVMFFFRNKHIMIDLGTGNNNKINWAMKDKQEFIDIIETVYRGARKGRGLVIAPKDYSTKYRY; the protein is encoded by the exons ATGTCGTACCTGTTGCCTCACTTGCATTCAGGATGGGCTGTGGATCAGGCAATCCTTGCTGAGGAAGAGCGTCTTGTTGTCATCCGCTTCGGTCACGATTGGGATGAGACCTGCATGCAG ATGGATGAGGTGCTGGCATCGGTTGCGGAGACAATAAAAAACTTTGCTGTAATATACCTTGTGGACATCACGGAGGTACCGGATTTCAATACCATGTATGAGCTGTATGACCCCTCCACTGTTATGTTTTTCTTCAGAAACAAGCACATCATGATAGATCTTGGCACTGGTAACAACAACAAGATCAATTGGGCTATGAAGGACAAGCAGGAGTTCATTGACATCATTGAGACCGTCTACAGAGGGGCAAGGAAGGGACGTGGTCTCGTCATTGCCCCCAAAGATTACTCCACCAAGTACCGTTACTAA